Proteins encoded in a region of the Heliomicrobium undosum genome:
- a CDS encoding PKD domain-containing protein, with the protein MAFCLCALFSLSPPQAWADFPASWQGAKPDGKFTYYKPQGGHLVQVEGHSFNDPDIHPEVIAIPSGTYRLSNVDAVFLDGEGYRYKIVESPQKIYNIDLPFENPPPAGRLIVPRIDVRWWAQKLNGDAEWVDEKILSDHLYFAVNNLVTGDSVECVDFSLLYVLCGAWIPDGVPWDAMNPSVHGLATTAFPEAGLNIVSGGRELKVGGSVTVEAKASAYNAWVQKGRIKVRINGQDLYVSPQPFQNSETKQLTYKFDKAGNYRMEMLARDTVNRLAQIQTIDFFVSGPGQQTTPPPTETAGPTGSVGDPYADFVASPAESSVGEQVDFIDQSGHHDPNGILVKKTWTIEGKADPVVQQNPAGVPKIGASYTWNKEGVYKVTLKVEDQKGKTASRTKLVPVMPPPNHPPVAKLDFTPKTPKEGDFVTIQDQSYHPGEPREKIVSWDWKVDGQEGITGEGNKTVQWDQAGAYNVTLTVTDQDGEKSTATVTVPVASSNPIAVITVNREQIIVKHPLTITPYLSKAFGGRTIDWTKDQWEIINPSGKVVWQGTQEVPPTNGVDPNPFFDVLGDWKIRLKVTDSGGKESMWAEKIVNVRPDTPPVADFAVDSQSLRFVVDDTEIHVQDGSYVQGLDGAAGDSILKRQWSLYYDSDGDGVYETEVPANTPENPNAHFIVNGTNDRTPVIRAKQVGMFRVELQVWKGYLFNEAPRLTLSADTSGKPLSQKVVEVGNLPPHVDFQINKTPSKVEVLYLNGTMTNKDTKIATLNQASSSIQAKLAALGVPYQSKTQYIGVTGEAKGQWPWGVDPIINATFSDKKDDYYAFAGVGGSEWGMLESSEPKKVTVGTYAKVAFLFPNGTWSTATIPFTVRATHGQTWVDTGYGGYWKPVDTLENYEDVGQMAMLSDGSVVMSIKQYSLWSGDGWPYYKWTGDRVVNITSSGSIRWEKACQAGTQITVLDDDTVQLYYPTGGYSSGHGNQLIKLNGITGAPTGSLQSWFSYETPKYLPAENQIGTFVNYGLYQNTINIPGRGEYWFGGYNAPFAYISIPDGDSGYLTFYYSDSWTDYINWSYAKNTSYWGYPGTTAAYGWGSIARVADADNPQSVGKVPQNYRNWETVNALNQMNSLYIPWNLNQSGEYYQATVVPKKSASATPKVWPYPGENITKVVQGSRRVLMQGDQGHYWSFIESLTSKDLLNALQSMTFTPGSARYAVLSCEQPIQEDGSVTFNDVANYLNTQGIRLYVIGPSGTAVVPNWLYRNTGGRQETINDDMRIPMQPIEDAILGLFDQKNTRFNTVLVYQPVTIQAIESDPENDPITSGTRRWTFVHHPWDASTGLVERDWGLWDKSAQSLTAPPMWFDKPGLYDIRYKVQDNPSANAALNSRYQKWSNEVAGQILVLRPPVADFDAPAVYHGRPISVTDKSYSDDIYSHPNHGIVQREWRLKPEGATDWTYRTLPSSIPTPGNWIFSLRVMNEFGYWSDWTNKTVPVLNAPPVAMFNVNPYPAVLKRPVLFTNASWDPDNDTIVAYKWTVKNAAESVLYSAVHTSGGPDLTFTFLALGNYTVTLEVKDQYGAWSTPYTRTIPVLPDSRPPVADFSIQPNPCFVTQPYATTDLSYDPDGDAITDWLWELRSPDGSVIAAYSGVQNPSWPRLDTTGNYPIRLRVKDSWGLWSGWAEKTLQVIAPLEILDGSLSPNPGLAGERISASVSTDWWAEQAWLLVPAKIVVEEDEMLPPDKGREPSPEPTDRIGGVDYVRIPMTPDQPVGSRKNTWKGKFIVNVWTPDGQYPARFLVQRNSFAPDQKLGDIRQFEVKYSVYDLVKPRRVVNPQ; encoded by the coding sequence TTGGCATTCTGCCTGTGCGCCTTATTTTCCTTGTCGCCGCCACAAGCCTGGGCTGATTTTCCCGCATCCTGGCAGGGCGCCAAACCGGATGGCAAATTCACTTACTACAAGCCCCAAGGCGGCCATCTCGTTCAGGTGGAAGGCCACAGTTTCAACGATCCCGACATTCATCCCGAGGTGATCGCAATCCCCTCGGGGACGTATAGGCTGTCGAATGTTGATGCGGTGTTTCTCGATGGGGAGGGCTATAGATACAAGATTGTCGAAAGCCCACAAAAAATTTACAACATCGACCTTCCCTTCGAGAACCCGCCGCCAGCGGGCCGGCTAATCGTACCTCGCATAGATGTGCGATGGTGGGCGCAAAAGCTAAACGGCGATGCGGAATGGGTGGACGAGAAGATTCTTAGCGACCACCTGTATTTTGCAGTGAACAACCTGGTCACAGGCGATTCGGTTGAATGCGTTGACTTCTCACTTCTGTATGTGCTGTGTGGGGCCTGGATTCCAGATGGTGTGCCTTGGGATGCGATGAATCCTTCCGTACATGGGTTAGCAACGACAGCTTTTCCCGAAGCGGGTCTCAACATCGTTTCCGGCGGCCGGGAGTTGAAGGTTGGCGGATCTGTCACTGTTGAGGCAAAGGCATCTGCCTATAATGCCTGGGTGCAAAAGGGCAGGATTAAGGTACGCATTAACGGACAAGACCTCTATGTTTCTCCGCAGCCTTTCCAAAACTCTGAAACGAAGCAGTTAACCTACAAATTTGATAAGGCTGGCAATTACCGAATGGAAATGCTGGCCCGAGATACGGTCAACCGTTTGGCTCAGATTCAAACGATTGACTTTTTTGTCTCTGGGCCGGGGCAACAGACAACTCCTCCTCCGACTGAGACTGCCGGACCAACCGGCTCTGTCGGAGATCCCTACGCTGATTTTGTTGCCTCTCCCGCCGAGTCCAGCGTAGGGGAACAGGTGGACTTCATCGACCAATCGGGCCACCACGACCCGAATGGAATTCTGGTGAAGAAGACCTGGACCATTGAGGGGAAAGCAGATCCGGTGGTTCAACAGAACCCCGCTGGCGTGCCGAAGATCGGCGCCTCCTACACATGGAACAAGGAAGGCGTTTACAAGGTCACGCTGAAGGTGGAAGACCAGAAAGGCAAAACGGCGTCCCGGACCAAGTTGGTACCGGTCATGCCCCCACCCAATCACCCTCCCGTTGCAAAACTGGATTTTACTCCGAAGACGCCCAAAGAGGGCGATTTCGTCACGATCCAGGATCAAAGCTATCATCCCGGAGAGCCCCGCGAGAAAATCGTCAGTTGGGACTGGAAGGTGGATGGGCAGGAGGGCATTACAGGAGAGGGCAACAAAACGGTCCAGTGGGATCAGGCGGGGGCCTACAATGTCACCCTAACCGTCACGGACCAGGATGGGGAGAAGTCCACTGCTACAGTGACTGTGCCTGTAGCTAGTAGCAATCCCATCGCCGTAATCACCGTCAACAGGGAACAGATCATTGTCAAGCATCCGTTGACGATTACTCCTTATCTCTCAAAAGCTTTCGGGGGCCGTACCATCGACTGGACGAAAGACCAGTGGGAGATTATCAACCCTTCAGGCAAGGTTGTCTGGCAGGGGACACAAGAGGTTCCTCCAACCAACGGGGTTGATCCCAATCCCTTCTTTGATGTGCTGGGTGACTGGAAGATCCGGTTGAAGGTGACAGACTCCGGCGGCAAAGAAAGCATGTGGGCCGAGAAGATTGTCAATGTGCGACCGGATACTCCGCCTGTGGCCGACTTTGCGGTAGACAGCCAGTCATTGCGTTTCGTTGTAGACGACACCGAAATCCACGTCCAGGATGGCTCCTATGTGCAGGGGCTTGACGGGGCGGCCGGAGACAGCATCCTCAAGCGGCAATGGTCTTTGTACTATGACAGCGACGGCGACGGGGTGTACGAAACGGAGGTTCCAGCCAATACCCCGGAGAACCCTAACGCTCATTTTATCGTCAACGGAACCAATGACCGGACGCCGGTGATTCGGGCCAAGCAGGTGGGCATGTTCCGGGTCGAATTGCAGGTCTGGAAAGGCTACTTATTTAATGAAGCGCCCCGGCTGACGCTTTCGGCCGACACAAGCGGAAAGCCTCTGAGTCAGAAGGTAGTGGAAGTGGGCAATCTTCCGCCGCATGTGGACTTTCAGATTAACAAGACACCTTCAAAGGTTGAAGTGCTTTATCTCAACGGGACGATGACCAACAAGGATACCAAGATTGCAACGCTTAATCAGGCGAGTTCCTCTATTCAGGCGAAACTGGCAGCGTTGGGGGTTCCCTATCAGTCCAAAACGCAGTATATCGGGGTGACCGGAGAGGCCAAGGGACAATGGCCCTGGGGGGTGGACCCCATTATCAATGCCACCTTCTCGGATAAAAAAGACGACTACTACGCCTTTGCTGGCGTGGGCGGTTCGGAATGGGGGATGCTCGAAAGCAGCGAGCCGAAAAAGGTTACGGTGGGAACGTATGCGAAAGTCGCGTTCTTGTTTCCAAATGGAACTTGGTCGACCGCGACAATCCCTTTTACCGTGCGGGCTACCCATGGACAAACCTGGGTGGATACTGGTTATGGCGGGTATTGGAAACCGGTCGACACCCTGGAAAACTACGAAGATGTCGGCCAAATGGCGATGCTTTCTGATGGTTCCGTGGTGATGTCAATTAAACAATACTCCCTGTGGAGCGGGGACGGCTGGCCCTACTACAAGTGGACCGGGGACCGTGTTGTAAACATAACAAGTTCCGGCTCAATACGGTGGGAGAAGGCATGCCAGGCTGGAACCCAAATCACTGTCCTGGATGACGACACGGTTCAATTGTATTACCCGACCGGAGGTTACTCATCAGGTCATGGAAACCAACTGATTAAGCTGAACGGTATTACCGGCGCCCCAACGGGTTCCTTACAATCCTGGTTCAGTTACGAGACTCCCAAATATCTCCCTGCGGAAAACCAAATCGGGACATTCGTCAACTATGGGTTGTATCAAAACACGATCAACATTCCGGGTCGTGGAGAATACTGGTTTGGGGGCTACAACGCGCCTTTTGCCTATATCAGCATCCCTGACGGTGATTCAGGCTACCTCACCTTCTATTACAGCGATTCCTGGACCGACTACATCAACTGGTCATACGCGAAGAACACCAGTTACTGGGGTTATCCTGGAACAACGGCAGCCTATGGGTGGGGCAGCATCGCACGTGTTGCTGATGCGGATAACCCGCAAAGCGTCGGCAAGGTCCCACAGAATTACCGGAACTGGGAAACCGTCAACGCCTTGAACCAGATGAATTCCCTGTATATCCCCTGGAACCTGAATCAATCCGGCGAGTATTATCAGGCCACAGTCGTTCCCAAAAAATCAGCTTCAGCAACGCCCAAAGTCTGGCCCTATCCGGGTGAAAACATCACCAAGGTCGTACAGGGGAGCCGACGGGTGCTAATGCAGGGGGATCAGGGACACTACTGGTCCTTTATCGAGAGCCTGACTTCAAAGGACCTGCTGAACGCTCTACAATCGATGACATTCACTCCCGGTTCCGCCCGGTACGCGGTTCTCTCTTGCGAACAGCCGATCCAGGAGGATGGTTCCGTCACCTTTAACGATGTTGCCAACTACCTGAATACGCAGGGAATCCGGCTCTATGTCATCGGTCCCTCCGGCACTGCGGTGGTTCCCAATTGGTTATACCGGAACACCGGGGGCAGGCAGGAAACCATCAATGACGATATGCGGATACCGATGCAGCCTATTGAGGATGCGATTCTGGGACTGTTCGACCAAAAGAACACCCGCTTCAATACGGTTCTCGTATATCAGCCGGTCACCATCCAGGCTATCGAGAGTGATCCCGAAAACGACCCCATCACCAGCGGGACGCGGCGGTGGACGTTCGTTCACCATCCCTGGGATGCCTCGACGGGTCTGGTGGAACGGGACTGGGGCCTGTGGGATAAGTCCGCTCAGTCATTGACGGCGCCGCCCATGTGGTTTGACAAACCCGGTCTGTACGATATTCGCTACAAGGTGCAAGATAACCCCAGCGCGAACGCGGCGCTCAACAGCCGCTACCAGAAATGGTCCAACGAGGTCGCGGGGCAGATCCTGGTGCTGCGGCCGCCTGTAGCTGATTTCGATGCTCCGGCGGTGTACCACGGCAGGCCGATTTCGGTGACGGACAAGTCATACAGTGACGACATCTATAGCCACCCGAATCACGGCATTGTGCAGCGGGAATGGCGGCTAAAACCGGAAGGGGCAACGGACTGGACCTACAGAACACTGCCGTCTTCCATCCCGACGCCGGGAAACTGGATCTTCTCCCTGCGCGTCATGAACGAGTTCGGGTACTGGAGCGACTGGACGAACAAGACCGTGCCGGTGCTGAATGCGCCGCCTGTGGCGATGTTCAACGTAAACCCTTATCCGGCGGTGCTAAAGCGCCCGGTGCTCTTCACAAACGCAAGCTGGGACCCCGATAACGACACTATCGTGGCGTACAAGTGGACGGTCAAGAACGCGGCGGAGAGCGTCCTGTACAGCGCTGTCCACACTTCAGGCGGGCCGGATTTGACATTCACTTTCCTGGCGCTGGGCAACTACACGGTGACGCTTGAGGTAAAGGACCAGTACGGGGCATGGTCCACGCCGTATACCCGTACCATCCCGGTGCTTCCCGACAGCCGGCCGCCGGTGGCCGATTTCTCCATCCAACCGAATCCTTGCTTTGTCACGCAACCATATGCCACAACGGATTTGTCCTACGACCCCGATGGGGACGCCATCACAGACTGGTTGTGGGAACTGCGCAGCCCGGACGGCAGCGTCATCGCCGCCTATTCAGGCGTGCAGAATCCGTCTTGGCCACGGTTGGACACGACCGGAAACTACCCCATCCGCCTTCGGGTGAAAGATAGTTGGGGCCTCTGGTCTGGATGGGCCGAGAAGACATTGCAAGTCATCGCCCCGCTGGAAATCCTAGACGGCTCTCTTTCGCCCAACCCCGGTCTGGCTGGGGAGAGAATCTCAGCGTCTGTCTCCACCGACTGGTGGGCAGAACAGGCTTGGCTGCTGGTACCGGCCAAAATCGTCGTCGAGGAAGACGAGATGCTTCCGCCCGACAAAGGGCGGGAGCCGAGTCCCGAGCCGACGGACCGCATTGGCGGCGTAGACTACGTGCGGATTCCGATGACACCGGACCAGCCGGTTGGCAGCCGGAAGAACACCTGGAAAGGGAAATTTATCGTAAACGTGTGGACGCCGGACGGACAGTACCCGGCCCGGTTTTTGGTTCAGCGAAACTCCTTTGCGCCGGATCAGAAACTCGGGGATATCCGTCAATTCGAGGTGAAATACAGTGTCTATGACCTAGTGAAACCGCGTCGTGTGGTCAATCCCCAATAG
- a CDS encoding HD-GYP domain-containing protein, producing the protein MARSLAVAKTGGDEDSWEQFLFWMMESIRCPGRWALMRRIRDWDAQLFQHSLRVAAYSRIVGREVFGFDQDREQQLVLGAFFHDTGKVGWPNRLKAVAVLSEQDLRFIRCHPDTGADLVQEFWPDAPATVLEIIRNHHERPDGSGYPNGTTVQEPMALIVGAADMFAAMTEPRDYRRFAFMSDKAAEELRTYGYPEEIVTSLVRQQNE; encoded by the coding sequence ATGGCAAGAAGCCTGGCGGTCGCTAAGACGGGAGGAGACGAAGATTCCTGGGAGCAGTTTTTGTTTTGGATGATGGAGAGCATCCGGTGTCCGGGGCGATGGGCGCTCATGCGGAGAATCCGGGACTGGGATGCTCAACTCTTTCAGCACTCCCTCCGGGTAGCCGCATACTCGCGGATCGTGGGCAGAGAGGTATTTGGCTTTGATCAGGACAGAGAACAGCAATTGGTCCTGGGGGCTTTCTTTCACGATACCGGCAAGGTTGGGTGGCCCAACCGGCTGAAAGCGGTTGCAGTGCTGTCAGAGCAGGACCTGCGCTTTATCCGTTGTCACCCGGACACCGGCGCTGATCTGGTCCAGGAGTTCTGGCCTGACGCGCCGGCCACTGTCCTGGAGATTATCCGCAATCATCACGAGAGGCCCGATGGGTCGGGCTACCCGAATGGGACCACTGTTCAGGAACCGATGGCGCTGATCGTGGGCGCGGCCGATATGTTCGCAGCCATGACTGAACCCAGGGACTACCGGCGATTTGCGTTTATGTCCGACAAGGCGGCGGAGGAGCTGCGAACATACGGTTACCCTGAAGAGATTGTTACCTCCCTTGTCCGGCAGCAGAACGAGTGA
- a CDS encoding replication-relaxation family protein, giving the protein MGRHKGITLTERDRDVLKSILRYRVLTLNQIHRRFFGGRVQYHQKRLSQLVEEGYLRVEYLGAEPGTRNSCSGSGREANCYVLTGRGMRVATEGDEDESYRRAHDNAPENKFQLRRLVDINEIFVRLYEYGMDDWQWLSSREVKKQWHVPAKFQWAAGGLQRGEQEMLIWYLAPLPEGKRPKRKRIEQDGEDTIEIFEGDPVRNTFRQIADTAQKSLVLDVAVLCKDWDTWQNTVQGYLNLPLQQRPGVRSLHILHITHLDYLLAHLNGWLKKPAEGLLEKALRPPRSAEVHARYVTEDEQNFVVDATTGDIIHLLHAENRIANPNTREREGVIVAHHPNYLGILSPAVLDRARVEVLSERPQPEQTTRQRPLRQAQRANAEPSKRVAFGIPESERNRLYDLARQADTSPTELLRTITRTFLREQG; this is encoded by the coding sequence ATGGGCCGACACAAGGGAATCACGCTTACCGAGCGGGACCGGGACGTACTGAAAAGCATCCTTCGTTACCGCGTTCTGACATTGAACCAGATCCACCGGCGCTTCTTCGGGGGCCGGGTGCAGTATCACCAGAAACGACTGAGCCAACTGGTCGAGGAAGGCTACCTGCGGGTCGAATACCTGGGCGCAGAACCGGGGACGCGAAACAGTTGCTCTGGTTCCGGCCGGGAAGCCAACTGCTACGTCCTGACCGGGCGCGGCATGCGCGTTGCCACCGAGGGCGACGAGGACGAGTCCTACCGCAGGGCGCACGACAACGCCCCCGAGAACAAGTTCCAGCTTCGGCGTCTCGTGGACATCAACGAAATCTTCGTCCGGCTCTACGAATACGGCATGGACGATTGGCAGTGGCTTTCCTCACGAGAGGTCAAGAAACAGTGGCATGTGCCCGCCAAATTCCAGTGGGCCGCCGGGGGCCTGCAAAGGGGGGAGCAGGAAATGTTGATCTGGTATCTGGCGCCGTTGCCCGAAGGGAAGCGTCCCAAACGAAAGCGCATCGAACAGGACGGAGAGGACACCATCGAAATCTTCGAGGGCGACCCGGTGCGAAACACCTTCCGGCAGATTGCCGACACCGCACAGAAGAGCCTCGTGCTGGACGTGGCCGTCCTCTGCAAGGACTGGGACACCTGGCAGAACACCGTTCAAGGATACCTGAACCTCCCGCTCCAACAGCGCCCCGGCGTGCGCTCTCTGCACATCTTGCACATCACCCACCTGGATTACCTCCTGGCCCACCTGAACGGTTGGCTAAAGAAGCCAGCAGAAGGCTTGCTGGAGAAGGCGCTGCGCCCGCCCCGGAGCGCAGAGGTTCACGCCCGGTATGTCACCGAGGATGAGCAGAATTTCGTCGTCGACGCCACCACGGGCGACATCATCCACCTGCTCCATGCGGAAAACCGAATCGCCAACCCGAACACACGGGAGCGGGAGGGCGTCATCGTCGCCCACCACCCCAACTATCTCGGCATCCTGAGCCCCGCTGTCCTCGACCGGGCCAGGGTGGAGGTTTTATCCGAGCGTCCCCAACCCGAACAGACCACCCGCCAGCGGCCCCTGCGGCAAGCACAGCGGGCCAATGCAGAACCCAGCAAGCGTGTCGCCTTCGGCATTCCGGAATCGGAGCGCAACCGCCTCTACGACCTTGCCAGACAGGCCGACACGAGCCCAACCGAACTGTTGCGGACCATCACTCGAACCTTTCTACGGGAACAGGGATAA
- a CDS encoding ParM/StbA family protein, with amino-acid sequence MFKIGIDLGYGEVKGINENGRRVLFPSLVGLGHDRNSDLFGTDAESMDALHVKIGDEDYFVGNLARKESLAGASVTLEANKINLPETRVLMATAAALLLPQGIMPVHLATGLPLEEYESQKAEFHRYLNNFIATVQFLGGPMQGETRTVRFLDVTIIPQGLSAMQLALYDNNKPKFDEVARPGNLFALIDVGFRTTDFAVVEIGQNKRPMLRKELCGTANVGMSSIYRPLQQAFNKMTGRILEERHIPRILEEGKMFFRGKEIDLRDGIRKARAQVAREIRNRVLSAWKSEADLIRRIFLAGGGGEALVDHLADLHPVIDLLDDAQMANARGYLEAARMKEGREAAAKVGEK; translated from the coding sequence ATGTTCAAAATCGGCATTGATTTGGGTTATGGGGAGGTAAAGGGCATCAACGAAAACGGTCGCCGGGTATTGTTCCCCAGCCTTGTCGGTCTCGGCCACGACCGAAACAGCGACCTGTTCGGCACGGATGCGGAGTCCATGGATGCCCTCCATGTCAAGATTGGCGACGAGGACTACTTTGTCGGCAACTTGGCTAGGAAGGAGAGCCTGGCCGGCGCCAGCGTCACCCTGGAAGCGAACAAGATCAACCTGCCGGAAACGCGGGTGCTGATGGCCACGGCAGCGGCGTTGCTGCTGCCGCAGGGAATCATGCCGGTTCACCTGGCCACCGGGCTTCCGCTGGAGGAATACGAGTCCCAGAAGGCGGAGTTCCATCGTTACCTGAACAACTTCATCGCCACGGTTCAGTTTCTTGGCGGCCCGATGCAGGGGGAGACGCGCACGGTCCGCTTCCTTGATGTGACTATCATCCCGCAGGGGCTGTCAGCCATGCAACTGGCCCTCTACGATAACAACAAGCCGAAGTTTGACGAGGTGGCCCGGCCCGGCAACCTCTTCGCCCTGATTGACGTGGGCTTCCGAACGACCGATTTTGCCGTGGTGGAGATCGGCCAGAACAAGCGGCCCATGCTGCGGAAGGAACTCTGCGGGACCGCCAATGTGGGCATGTCCAGCATTTATCGTCCGCTCCAGCAGGCTTTCAACAAGATGACCGGACGAATCCTGGAGGAGCGGCACATTCCCCGCATCCTGGAAGAGGGGAAGATGTTCTTCCGGGGCAAGGAAATCGACCTGCGAGATGGCATTCGCAAGGCGCGCGCCCAGGTGGCCCGAGAGATCCGGAACCGGGTGCTGTCGGCATGGAAGTCGGAAGCGGACCTGATCCGCCGCATCTTTCTGGCTGGCGGAGGCGGGGAAGCCCTCGTCGATCATCTGGCCGACTTGCACCCGGTCATTGATCTGCTGGATGATGCCCAGATGGCCAACGCTCGGGGATACCTGGAAGCGGCCCGGATGAAGGAAGGCAGGGAAGCGGCGGCAAAAGTGGGCGAAAAGTGA
- a CDS encoding AAA family ATPase — MMYRILVGHPHPGVRQKVVDTLQDRFLIIPVNLNEVYSQTESVAPRLVLLDAYADDSLLEHLLATGVQTALIAEEANLNLMRKAGLYDVALLTLPLTPGCIDAVLAGEKTCPIPLSAENPIDDALQPKGKDGTEIPGESLRSLTGTTLAKELIVVGSPKGGSGKTVIAVNLAATIHQLTGQSVALADLDVPWGDVPAQLQLTPERNLLAFRSSPEVIRESVVKEVMQRHSSGIYVLASPPGVFDESFIDPSLARKILTNLPRFFDYVVVDTGANLHVHTLEAFRYATKLICVTNYDTATLHDTTRWLNQLKARNIIHEPKDVWQIFNRVTGKEGIDLNEAQAFLGASIVNTVRWSMKIQRAINQGKIPSQADADFGEEIARIVHRLCPQARQSGGLIDRLRNLVAR, encoded by the coding sequence ATGATGTATCGAATCCTTGTCGGCCATCCCCATCCGGGCGTACGGCAGAAAGTTGTTGACACCCTCCAGGACCGGTTTTTGATCATCCCCGTTAACTTGAATGAGGTGTACAGCCAGACGGAGAGTGTTGCGCCCCGGCTGGTGCTGCTCGACGCGTATGCCGATGATTCGCTGCTGGAACACCTGCTGGCGACGGGTGTGCAAACGGCGCTTATTGCCGAAGAAGCCAACCTTAACCTGATGCGGAAGGCGGGCCTCTACGATGTGGCCCTGTTGACTCTTCCGCTGACGCCCGGTTGCATCGATGCGGTGCTGGCGGGGGAGAAGACCTGTCCGATTCCCCTGTCTGCTGAGAATCCCATCGACGATGCCCTTCAGCCCAAAGGCAAGGATGGAACGGAAATACCCGGCGAATCTCTTCGGTCGCTGACCGGGACCACGCTGGCCAAGGAATTGATTGTGGTTGGGTCGCCAAAGGGCGGGTCTGGAAAGACCGTTATCGCCGTCAACCTGGCCGCAACGATCCATCAATTGACCGGGCAGAGCGTGGCCCTGGCTGATCTCGACGTGCCCTGGGGGGATGTGCCCGCGCAGTTGCAACTGACGCCGGAGAGGAACCTGCTGGCTTTTCGTTCTTCACCGGAAGTCATCCGGGAAAGTGTTGTCAAAGAGGTGATGCAACGGCATTCCAGCGGGATTTATGTACTCGCCAGCCCGCCCGGAGTTTTCGATGAATCCTTTATTGACCCCAGCTTGGCGCGAAAGATTTTGACGAATCTGCCGCGCTTTTTTGATTATGTGGTGGTTGACACCGGGGCCAACCTGCATGTGCATACCCTGGAGGCCTTCCGCTACGCGACCAAACTCATCTGCGTAACCAACTACGACACGGCCACTCTCCATGACACGACACGATGGCTCAACCAGCTCAAGGCGAGAAACATCATCCATGAACCGAAGGATGTCTGGCAGATATTCAACCGGGTGACGGGAAAGGAAGGAATCGACCTCAATGAGGCCCAGGCTTTTTTGGGCGCCAGTATCGTGAATACGGTTCGCTGGTCCATGAAGATTCAGAGGGCTATCAACCAGGGGAAGATTCCAAGTCAAGCAGACGCTGACTTTGGAGAAGAGATCGCCCGGATTGTTCATCGGCTCTGTCCACAGGCGCGGCAATCGGGCGGCTTAATCGACCGGCTGCGGAATCTGGTGGCCCGGTGA
- a CDS encoding TlpA family protein disulfide reductase produces the protein MSVKKIRAAFIIAWLALVLVGCSVNNEQLKTGESPTEAETKAAIGKPEKEGTILYFYAPKCPSCQEQAPILEKWQSEHPEAKHIQKLSITQEENRNLAKTFGMNGIPFFVVLDEDGETVYSGKGVRTADQLDELNQRLAE, from the coding sequence ATGAGCGTCAAAAAAATCAGGGCAGCGTTTATAATCGCATGGCTGGCCCTGGTACTGGTCGGGTGCTCAGTGAACAATGAGCAACTCAAAACAGGGGAATCGCCGACAGAGGCAGAGACGAAAGCGGCGATTGGTAAACCGGAAAAGGAAGGGACGATCCTATACTTTTACGCCCCCAAATGTCCATCCTGTCAGGAACAGGCACCGATTCTGGAGAAGTGGCAATCAGAACACCCCGAAGCGAAACATATTCAAAAACTAAGCATCACTCAAGAAGAGAACCGGAATCTGGCCAAGACGTTTGGCATGAACGGCATTCCCTTTTTTGTTGTCCTCGACGAGGATGGAGAGACTGTCTATTCCGGAAAGGGTGTCCGCACTGCTGATCAACTAGATGAACTGAATCAACGGTTAGCCGAGTGA
- a CDS encoding stalk domain-containing protein, with protein MNKKIKARLAPVLVATVLVGSLVPSAAYAWRDDAARQDTIARAEKAPDRRWTPDYVPVGRSVITRYGNTFFYTDGREPSNQEDPQAILYHASWRALYYPDMEVISVDGKPWLAVPDVRERVAQDVSRHWALTDVTVSPERYFTDVAPKLPPAGKTTINMNVGLTAASVWTAETARPERLVGEPIKHNDTVYFPVSALRNLGADLKWDNGALTARANNTIVHVRPEETKALVNGEERDTLPLTLVNGRLMAPAAFVELLGYTWEYFDTMNPWFTEADLREGASWFVERLSITN; from the coding sequence ATGAACAAGAAGATCAAAGCCCGTCTGGCGCCCGTTCTGGTTGCAACCGTGCTGGTGGGCTCTTTGGTTCCCTCTGCCGCATATGCCTGGCGAGACGATGCTGCCCGTCAGGATACGATCGCTAGGGCGGAAAAAGCGCCGGACAGAAGGTGGACTCCAGACTATGTACCGGTCGGAAGGTCAGTGATTACGCGATACGGGAATACCTTTTTCTACACGGACGGGCGAGAGCCTTCGAACCAGGAAGACCCCCAGGCTATTCTCTATCATGCTAGCTGGCGCGCGTTGTACTACCCCGACATGGAAGTCATCTCTGTTGACGGCAAGCCTTGGCTGGCCGTTCCGGATGTGAGGGAGAGGGTAGCTCAGGATGTGAGCAGGCATTGGGCATTGACTGACGTGACCGTAAGCCCGGAACGGTACTTTACCGATGTAGCCCCCAAGCTGCCGCCGGCGGGCAAGACGACCATCAACATGAACGTGGGGCTCACGGCAGCCAGTGTCTGGACGGCGGAGACCGCCCGGCCGGAACGTCTCGTCGGCGAGCCCATCAAGCATAACGATACGGTCTATTTTCCTGTATCGGCGCTGAGGAACCTTGGGGCAGACCTGAAATGGGACAACGGTGCATTAACCGCCCGGGCGAATAATACGATCGTCCATGTACGCCCCGAGGAAACCAAGGCACTCGTCAACGGGGAAGAACGGGACACCCTTCCGCTGACGTTGGTAAATGGCAGGCTGATGGCGCCAGCAGCTTTTGTGGAGTTGCTGGGCTATACATGGGAGTACTTCGACACTATGAATCCATGGTTTACAGAGGCAGACCTTCGAGAAGGAGCCTCTTGGTTTGTAGAACGATTATCGATAACCAACTAA